From the genome of Ananas comosus cultivar F153 linkage group 18, ASM154086v1, whole genome shotgun sequence, one region includes:
- the LOC109723993 gene encoding phosphatidylinositol transfer protein 1-like isoform X1: protein MVQIKEFRIVMPMTVEEYGMGLTYTVMKMEQQNTNSKEGVEILQNSPFEDQMLGKGQYTSKVYHLQSKIPPWLKTFAPLSALTVEEESWSAYPKSKTVIKCPFFTKCSLTIETVNKADNGCSENVHGLNKEQLAAREVEIIDIASVSKDYWSKVIGANNVDLTTFKSERTGRGPLLKGWMDSCQPVMTTYKLVMMDAPIWGIRDRLEECLITGERALFLACHKLCFAWIDEWYGMTKEQLCELERQKDSLLKKRFQKSSKVGSKRDKRKTAQDNTAMVESCK, encoded by the exons ATGGTTCAGATCAAGGAGTT CCGAATTGTCATGCCTATGACTGTGGAAGAG TATGGGATGGGTCTAACGTACACCGTAATGAAGATGGAGCAGCAGAATACAAACAGCAAAGAAGGGGTGGAGATACTGCAAAATTCACCTTTTGAGGATCAGATGCTTGGAAAGGGCCAGTACACTTCCAAAGTTTATCATCTGCAGAG CAAAATCCCACCTTGGCTGAAAACTTTTGCTCCGCTGAGTGCTCTCACAGTGGAAGAGGAATCGTGGAGCGCATATCCCAAAAGCAAAACAG TGATCAAG TGCCCATTTTTTACCAAGTGTTCTCTGACTATCGAAACTGTTAATAAGGCGGACAATGGTTGTTCTGAAAAT GTCCATGGTTTGAATAAAGAGCAACTAGCTGCTAGGGAGGTGGAAATTATCGACATAGCATCGGTTTCGAAGGATTACTGGAGTAAAGTAATCGGCGCTAATAATGTGGATTTGACAACTTTCAAATCTGAAAGAACCGGTCGCGGTCCACTTCTGAAAGGATGGATG GATTCGTGTCAACCGGTCATGACAACGTACAAATTGGTGATGATGGATGCTCCGATCTGGGGTATTCGTGACCGCTTGGAGGAATGCCTTATTACG GGCGAGAGGGCATTATTTTTAGCATGCCACAAGCTCTGCTTTGCATGGATTGATGAGTGGTATGGAATGACCAAGGAACAACTATGCGAGTTGGAAAGACAAAAAGACTCGTTACTAAAGAAG AGATTCCAAAAGTCGTCGAAGGTCGGGAGCAAGCGTGACAAAAGGAAAACCGCACAAGATAACACGGCCATGGTCGAAAGTTGTAAATAA
- the LOC109723993 gene encoding cytoplasmic phosphatidylinositol transfer protein 1-like isoform X2: MPMTVEEYGMGLTYTVMKMEQQNTNSKEGVEILQNSPFEDQMLGKGQYTSKVYHLQSKIPPWLKTFAPLSALTVEEESWSAYPKSKTVIKCPFFTKCSLTIETVNKADNGCSENVHGLNKEQLAAREVEIIDIASVSKDYWSKVIGANNVDLTTFKSERTGRGPLLKGWMDSCQPVMTTYKLVMMDAPIWGIRDRLEECLITGERALFLACHKLCFAWIDEWYGMTKEQLCELERQKDSLLKKRFQKSSKVGSKRDKRKTAQDNTAMVESCK, encoded by the exons ATGCCTATGACTGTGGAAGAG TATGGGATGGGTCTAACGTACACCGTAATGAAGATGGAGCAGCAGAATACAAACAGCAAAGAAGGGGTGGAGATACTGCAAAATTCACCTTTTGAGGATCAGATGCTTGGAAAGGGCCAGTACACTTCCAAAGTTTATCATCTGCAGAG CAAAATCCCACCTTGGCTGAAAACTTTTGCTCCGCTGAGTGCTCTCACAGTGGAAGAGGAATCGTGGAGCGCATATCCCAAAAGCAAAACAG TGATCAAG TGCCCATTTTTTACCAAGTGTTCTCTGACTATCGAAACTGTTAATAAGGCGGACAATGGTTGTTCTGAAAAT GTCCATGGTTTGAATAAAGAGCAACTAGCTGCTAGGGAGGTGGAAATTATCGACATAGCATCGGTTTCGAAGGATTACTGGAGTAAAGTAATCGGCGCTAATAATGTGGATTTGACAACTTTCAAATCTGAAAGAACCGGTCGCGGTCCACTTCTGAAAGGATGGATG GATTCGTGTCAACCGGTCATGACAACGTACAAATTGGTGATGATGGATGCTCCGATCTGGGGTATTCGTGACCGCTTGGAGGAATGCCTTATTACG GGCGAGAGGGCATTATTTTTAGCATGCCACAAGCTCTGCTTTGCATGGATTGATGAGTGGTATGGAATGACCAAGGAACAACTATGCGAGTTGGAAAGACAAAAAGACTCGTTACTAAAGAAG AGATTCCAAAAGTCGTCGAAGGTCGGGAGCAAGCGTGACAAAAGGAAAACCGCACAAGATAACACGGCCATGGTCGAAAGTTGTAAATAA
- the LOC109723992 gene encoding tetraspanin-3-like — MARVANGLIGVVNFVTFLVSIPILGGAIWLSTRAATTECLRFLQWPLLAIGVALMVVSLAGFAGACYRLTWLLRLYLFAMFLIVAALVFFVIFAFAVTDRGHGQVVLNRAFLEYQLSDYSGWLRDRVSDPGYWARISACLRDTHACKHMARYVRDPNTGLLLPESQDMFSQRDLSPIESGCCKPPTSCGYTYVNETLWNAGAGMVVTDPDCVRWSNDQQVLCFQCDSCRAGVLATIRHSWRKVSVINIVVLIIIVIFYVVGCAAYRNAKMVENDESFGMARMTKAQPSRFQF, encoded by the exons TGACGTTCCTGGTGTCGATCCCGATCCTGGGCGGGGCGATATGGCTGAGCACCCGCGCGGCGACGACGGAGTGCCTACGCTTCCTGCAGTGGCCGCTCCTGGCCATCGGCGTGGCGCTCATGGTGGTGTCGCTCGCGGGCTTCGCGGGGGCCTGCTACCGCCTCACGTGGCTGCTCCGCCTCTACCTCTTCGCCATGTTCCTCATCGTCGCCGCCCTCGTGTTCTTCGTCATCTTCGCCTTCGCCGTCACCGACCGCGGCCACGGCCAGGTCGTCCTCAACCGCGCCTTCCTCGAGTACCAGCTCTCCGACTACTCCGGATGGCTCCGCGATCGGGTTTCCGACCCCGGCTACTGGGCCCGCATCAGCGCCTGCCTCCGCGACACCCACGCCTGCAAGCACATGGCGCGCTACGTCCGCGACCCCAACACCGGCTTGCTCCTCCCCGAGTCCCAGGACATGTTCTCCCAGAGGGATCTCTCCCCGATCGAG TCTGGGTGCTGCAAGCCACCAACATCCTGCGGCTACACGTACGTGAATGAGACATTGTGGAATGCGGGTGCAGGGATGGTGGTGACGGACCCCGATTGCGTGCGGTGGAGCAACGATCAGCAGGTTCTTTGCTTCCAGTGCGACTCGTGCAGGGCCGGGGTCCTTGCCACCATCCGCCACAGCTGGCGCAAGGTCTCTGTTATCAACATCGTTGTGCTCATCATCATTGTCATCTTCTATGTTGTTGGGTGCGCCGCCTATCGAAATGCTAAGATGGTTGAGAACGACGAGTCGTTCGGGATGGCCCGGATGACTAAGGCTCAGCCCAGCAGGTTCCAGTTCTAG